In the Streptomyces sp. SJL17-4 genome, TGTTGCGAACCCGCAGCAAGGAAAGCGAAGGGCCGCGTCCGGACGACGTGCCGCCGCCGCAGGCCCTGGCGCTGCTGCGGGGCGGGCGGCGGGCGGCCGTCGTCGTGGCGCTGGTGGCGCTGCACCAGCGCGGGGCGGTCGCTGCGGGCCGCAAACATACGATTCGGGCCAACGGCGGCCCCGGCCGCACGCGGGACCCCGTCCAGCTGGGGGTGCACGGGGCGCTCCACCGGGCGTTCGCGGTGCGTGACCTCGCCCTGCGCCCCGAGGCGCGACGGGCGGTGGACGCGCTCCACCGCGAGCTGCGCGGGGCGGGGCTGCTGCAGTCGCCGGCCAGGTTGTGGGCGGCCAGGGCGCTGCTCGGCTGCGTACCGCTGACGGTGGCGGCGGGGGCGTACGCGGCGGGGGCGCCCGGCGCCGGTGTGGCCGGGGCGCTCGCGGCCGGGGCCCTGCCCGTGCTCCTCGCGGCGGTGGTGCTGCTGCGGCTGCCGCCGGCGACCCGGGCGGCGCGGCGGCTCCTCGCCGGGCTGCGGGAGCGGTACCCGCTGCCGCAGCATCGGCATGAGGTGACGGACGGGTGGCTCGTCCAGCTGTACGTGGCGCTGTACGGCGATCCGGCGCTCGCGCTGTTCCTGCCCCACTTCTCCCGGGACGGCGGGCTGCTCGACCGGCCCGCCGAGGTGGACCGGAACCGGCCGCCGCAGGATCGTGGTCCGGTTCGGGGCGACGGCGCGGGGTGAGGCCGCGCCATACTGTCGTATGCGCATCAGAGCGGCCGCTCCGGCCGAACTCCCGCTGCTCCAGGACATCGAACGGGCGGCGGGCGAGCCGTTCCGTACTCTCGGCATGGCGGCGATCGCCGACGACGACCCGCTGCCCCTGGACGTCCTGGAGTCCTATCGCCGTGCGGGCCGGGCGTGGGTGGCGGTGGACGCCGCCGATCGCCCGGTCGCGTATCTGCTGACCGACACGGTCGACGGCTCCGCCCACATCGAGCAGGTGTCGGTGCATCCGGACGCCGCCCGCCGGGGCGTCGGCCGGGCGCTGATCGAGCATCTGGCGGCGGCCGCCGGGGAACAGGGCCTGGCGGCGCTGACCCTGACGACGTTCACCGAGGTGCCGTGGAACGCCCCCTACTACGCGCGGCTCGGCTTCCGTCCGCTCGCCGACTCCGACCCGGCGCTCACGGAGGGCCTGCGCGCCATCAGCCGCGCGGAGGCGGCCCACGGCCTCTCGGTCTGGCCCCGGGTGTGCATGCGCCGGGAGGTGCGGCACACCCTGCCGGACCAGGGCGCCCCGGAGGCACGGGAGGTCCGGGAGGTCAGACAGGCCCTAGGCGGTCCCTAGGGCGCGCCGCCCGGCTCCCCCAGGTCGTGGGACGTGCCGCCCGGCTCCCCGTACCGCTGTCGCAGTTCCACCTTCCGTACCTTCCCGCTCACCGTCATCGGGAACTCGGTGAGGATCTCCACCCGGCGCGGGATCTTGTAGTGGGCGAGCCGGTCGCGGCAGTAGGCGGTGACGTCCTCCAGGGTGGGCGGGTCGGCCGGGTCGCGGGGGATGACGCAGGCGAGGATCTCCTCGCCGTAGCGCTCGTCCGGCACGCCCACGACCTGGACGTCGGCGATCTTCGCGTACCCGTAGAGGAACTCCTCGATCTCGCGCGGGTACACGTTCTCGCCGCCCCGGATGATCATGTCCTTGATGCGGCCGACGATCTGGACGTAGCCGTCGTCGCGCATCACGGCCAGGTCGCCGGTGTGCATCCAGCGACCGGAGTCGATCGCCTCGGCGGTCTTCTCCGGCTCGTCCCAGTAGCCGAGCATCACGCTGTAGCCACGGGTGCACAGCTCGCCCGCCGTGCCGCGTCCGACGGTGAGGCCGGTCGCCGGGTCGACGACCTTCACCTCGACGTGCGGCATGACCCGGCCGACCGTGCCCGTACGGCGCTCCAGATCGTCGTCGCGGCGGGTCTGGGTGGAGACCGGTGAGGTCTCGGTCATGCCGTAACAGATCGACACCTCCGCCATGTTCATCTCGGCGACGACCCGCTTCATCACCTCCACCGGACACGGCGAGCCGGCCATGATGCCGGTGCGCAGGCTCGACAGGTCGTACGTGGCGAAGTCCGGGAGGTTCAGCTCGGCGATGAACATCGTCGGCACCCCGTAGAGCGAGGTGCAGCGCTCCTCCTGTACGGCCCGGAGGGTGGCGGCCGGGTCGAAGGAGGGGGCGGGGATCACCATGCAGGCGCCGTGCGAGGTGGCGGCCAGATTGCCCATGACCATGCCGAAGCAGTGGTAGAAGGGCACCGG is a window encoding:
- a CDS encoding AMP-binding protein gives rise to the protein MNGDKELSYAHGVSETPLLGDTIGANLDRAVAAWPDREALVDVPTGRRWTYAQFGADVDRLAGSLLGSGVRKGDRVGIWAVNCAEWVLVQYATARIGAVMVNINPAYRPHELAYVLNQAGITLLFATLAHKTSDYRAMVEQVRSQCPELREAVYFGDPGWDAFLARTPGELRPEPLSCDEPVNIQYTSGTTGFPKGATLSHHNILNNGFFVGEMIAYSEQDRICIPVPFYHCFGMVMGNLAATSHGACMVIPAPSFDPAATLRAVQEERCTSLYGVPTMFIAELNLPDFATYDLSSLRTGIMAGSPCPVEVMKRVVAEMNMAEVSICYGMTETSPVSTQTRRDDDLERRTGTVGRVMPHVEVKVVDPATGLTVGRGTAGELCTRGYSVMLGYWDEPEKTAEAIDSGRWMHTGDLAVMRDDGYVQIVGRIKDMIIRGGENVYPREIEEFLYGYAKIADVQVVGVPDERYGEEILACVIPRDPADPPTLEDVTAYCRDRLAHYKIPRRVEILTEFPMTVSGKVRKVELRQRYGEPGGTSHDLGEPGGAP
- a CDS encoding TIGR04222 domain-containing membrane protein; translation: MPTGMWWFIGAACGQLLLAAVLLRTRSKESEGPRPDDVPPPQALALLRGGRRAAVVVALVALHQRGAVAAGRKHTIRANGGPGRTRDPVQLGVHGALHRAFAVRDLALRPEARRAVDALHRELRGAGLLQSPARLWAARALLGCVPLTVAAGAYAAGAPGAGVAGALAAGALPVLLAAVVLLRLPPATRAARRLLAGLRERYPLPQHRHEVTDGWLVQLYVALYGDPALALFLPHFSRDGGLLDRPAEVDRNRPPQDRGPVRGDGAG
- a CDS encoding GNAT family N-acetyltransferase produces the protein MRIRAAAPAELPLLQDIERAAGEPFRTLGMAAIADDDPLPLDVLESYRRAGRAWVAVDAADRPVAYLLTDTVDGSAHIEQVSVHPDAARRGVGRALIEHLAAAAGEQGLAALTLTTFTEVPWNAPYYARLGFRPLADSDPALTEGLRAISRAEAAHGLSVWPRVCMRREVRHTLPDQGAPEAREVREVRQALGGP